A stretch of DNA from Eriocheir sinensis breed Jianghai 21 chromosome 30, ASM2467909v1, whole genome shotgun sequence:
ttcctcttcatttccctacattgtattctctttctcctcctctttattctcctaaagcttctcattctcctctttctttcatattttactATCAAAGAACGTATTTTTCAGTCACATTTTATTGGCTCACTCTATATTATTCATTCCTATACAAATTAATATGtcttactctttcctttcatcatcatcattaggttTTCAGCTTTATATACTTGACAATCTAAATAAAATGCCTTTCCATACAAACTGATGCATCTATATCactctttttcattattataattagattttcAGATATTTTACTTGACGAACCACATAAGTTTCATTCGTACACAAAATCAATACATCTTAAATCactctttttcatcattattattaggtATTTAGTTTGATTTCCTTGACAATGTAGATATAATGAATTCCTATAGATAATGCTGCTGCTAAATCACTCATTCTTTTTATCATAATTAtaaggtattagaatatttcaagCCATTTAAACATTTGAACTGAGCAGATGAATGAAAAAGCTGGATTCTCAAGACTGTCAACTGTAGGCTATGTACTTCCGAAGGTGACTGGGGGAAGGTTCACATTCTCTCTGCGTAAATATGTCTGGTACAGTAAAAACTCTTGCATACATCTCCCACATCAATACAactggtctgggtctgggtgtggTGGCAAGTAGGTCATTCAGTGTTTTGTAAGGGAGAGTAAAATGATTTCATACCACAACTTCTCTTTGGTTTGAAATTACACTACTTTCCCCTCGGGCGCGTCAAGCGGAACATCACGTaacaccgtacacacacacacacgcgcggaaCGAGGCCTCAGCGGCAGAACACAGGTGGATTAAACTGGTCTACATAATAAATATACGCATGCCTCGGTCTTACATCTACTGCGTtacaaaaggagggagggggagggaaagcgaGTGAAATCATGAATATACATACACTTGTTGAGGGGATATACTGTGTGCTGGGGTGTGGCTTGTCCAGTTAGGTAGTGATTTGCGACTCGGGGTAGATTGAAATGTCTTGTGTGTGGGTATGAATGTGTGGGAGGGGTGGGGATGGGTAGGGGAGGATACTgtcatatgtatgtgtgtgtgtgtgtgtgtgtgtgtgtgtgtgtgtgtgtgtgatgttgaaTGTGtgttgatgttgtgtgtgtgtgtgtgtggataccaAGTGTGTTAGAtgttgtgtgagtgagtgtgatacAGTGTGTGAtgtcatatgtgtgtgtatgtgtgtgtgtggttgtgtttgggatgttgagtgtgtgtgtgtgtgtgtgtgtgtgtgtgtatttacctattagtGGTTTACAGGGCCTAAGtggatagtcctgtctccttgtctatatttgtacatgtctctgtgtgtgtgtgtgtgtgtgtctgagcaaTACCCATACTAGCCTGCACTCCATCCTCATAACACTATTCACCGTGATATGAAAGTTTTGTGGACATATGCACATAACACATCTATCAAATTGTTCTCTTCATAATTGTGGATATTTTCTCTTCAACTTCTCGAGAAATGAAACTGACTAAAAAGGTAATAAAATACTTTAATTCTTACTTTTTTGAGATCCAGAACTAAAGAAAATTCATCCCTGCACGTCTTTATAAATTTTCGGCGTTTGTTTTCACAGTAACAAACGAATACATACATCTCTTTCGTTGACTTAAACTAATACATTGCCAAAAGAACTTAGCCAAAACACTTCCGATACTCATTCCATCCTGTGCTATGCCTTGAAAATTCAATATATGAGGCAAGAACTTAGCCAAAACACTTCCAATACTCATTCCATCCTGTGCTATGCCTTGAAACTTCACTAAGAGAGGCAAGACACTGGGCAAAAGACAAGCCTCCACACACAATTGATATTTACGGCAGGAACAAAATCCTTCAACCACATCATCAATCATACAATGTTACCACAAATCCACTTACTACAGAGCTTAGGGCCAGGACTGAGGAAGAGATATAcaaggagagagaacagagactAAGGGCAGActgaaggaaacatggaagaggtgtgaagaaaaagagattaaggataggactgagaggaggaggagtgaggtagGAGAGAGACCAGAGAAGAAGTAGACTGAGAAAGgcattgaagagagagaagaatgaacagagggtaggagagagggatAATACATGCAAAGGGAAAGGTTGGAGAGTGAACAGAGATTAGGAATAGACTGAAAaatacaaggaagaaagagatgctagaatgaatagaaagaagtAGTTTAAGATAGCCTGTGatgtaatgtatgtatgtgtttgtgatgtgtatgtgtgtgactgATAGATACATGAGAGTGGATGTGTGTGAAAGGTGGGAAAAGATGTTTATGAAGAGGGTGCAGTGGAAACACCTCTACCATGGTCACCCCTTTGATAGACAGCTGAATTATTCTATGCGATGTGAGATGGAAAGCCACACCACAGCAACACATGACACACCTCTCAACACTAACCTACACTACCAATGAGTGACAAACTGGTAAGGTAAACGAAACTTATCAGGGTTTATTCACACTGAAAATTGGGTCTTACTAGTACGGCCTCGCGCACGTAACGCTACAAATGCTTCCTAGCCAGACGATCTTAGCCAGGAAAAGGAGTCTATCCCAGAGGTGAGACATAAGGGAGTGGTTTGGCAGCTCCCGGCATAGAgaatgggagtgtatgttaccccTCGGACACCAGGTTCTGAAGAGCGTATGGTAGTTGTCCTAGCATAAGGGTAACTGAGGTGAGACGTACATAAGGGAGTGGTTTGGCAGCTCCCAGCATACagcatgggagtgtatgttaccccTCGGACACCAGGTTCTTAAGAGTGGATGGTAGTCGTTCTAGCATGAAGGTTACTATAGAGGATTCGTATTTATCAAAAGTAGCGTTGCCCACTttttgcctctcctctctctgtcatAACATACAGCAAATCCTTGAAACTATGTCCAAAGAAATCCTTACTGCTTAACTTTCTACTCTCAGTATAATGGTAACTGCAGAGGATTAGCATATCTTTTGAGTAGCattgcctccctccccttacctctcctctcctgccctaACCACACAGCAAGTCTTTCAAATAATGTGCAAATAAGTCCTCACTCCCTAACATCCTCCTCTCAGAATGAAGTTATCTACGGAGGATTCACATTGACGGTAGTATTGCTCTCCCTAACCTCTCCTCTCCTAACCATACAGCAGGTCCTTCAAATAATGTGCAAATAAGTCCTCACTCCCTAACATCCTCCTCTCAGAATGAAGTTACCAACGGAGGAGTCACATTAACGGTAGCAttgtctctcccttacctctcctctcctaacCATACATCTAACTATGTGCAATGAAAATCCTAACTCCCTAACTTCTTCCACTCGGTGCTACTTAGGTTTACATGTTATAATTACGGTAAAAAAAGCACCCAGCCTACCCAGACCAGCCTGAGAGCCCTGTACCTGAACACAGCAAAGGTGCgacccaacctgacctaaccagaCCTATAGCCTGTCCAAGCCCTTCTGCCGGGGTCCATTAAGGTGCGTTCGTAGTAACTGATGGATGAGCCAGACACCCAACCAGTCTCCATCCAGCCACCATGATGTTCCTTCCCTACTCTGACCAACACACAACAGGATTCTGAACATAAGAGGAAGTGGCCTTTTTCCATGAAGATACTGTAGTAGATTCCTTGTCCTTTTCAaccagccagttagtcagccagttacAAGGGtctggatgaaggagaggaaagtacagTTCTGTGTAAAGATAAacagttcctttcctccttcaacaAGCCAATCTATCACACAACCAGCCAGTCAATCAACCAGTTACAAGGGTCTGGATGAGAGGAAAGTACTGTTCTGTGTAAAGATAAACAGTTCCTTTGCTCCTTCAACAAGCCAATCTATCAACCAGTTATATGTATCTGaccaaaggagagaagaaagcaatGTTCTGTAATGATAAACAGTTAATTTTCTACTTAAATCAGCCAGTCTATTGATCTGtatgaaggagaaagtaaagcaCTGTTCCATTGAGACAAACAGTTTCTTTCTTAGTTCAACCAGACAGTCATGTGAATCTGgactaaagaaagaagaaaaactgttcTGTAATGATAAATCGTAACTTTCTTCCTCTACTCAATCAGTCGCATGGATcttgatgaaggagaggagaaagaactgTTCCAAAAAGACaacttattcctttctcccttcaaccAGACAATCATGTGAATCTGGACAAAGGATATAAGAAAAACTGTTCTGTAATGATAAACTGTTACTTTCCTCCTCTAATCAATCAAACAGTTACGTGGATCTTGATGGAGTGGAGAAAGAACTGTTCCAAAAATACagctcattcctttctcccttcagcCAACCAGTCACATAGTTCTTGACAAAGGATGAAGGTGGCACTGTTCCATAAAGGTAACCAATTTCTTTACCTTTAAAAAGAGTCAGTCAAGAAAGCAACCATTTAAATTCTGAACCAAAATAGAAGGTAGCAATGCTTTAAAATGCTTACCAACACCAGACACAAAGACAGGAGTGGAAAAAGAGACTCATAGCCCATCCAACCacacaagggaaaataaaaacgatgaaaaagaggaaaacacaaagaCAATAAGACATAGAGGCCATTCATCTAGGTAATACAAACACACGCAAGTAATACCCATTGGTGGAGGAACCCGGCAGACAGAGCGAGGCCAGCACAGACCAGCGGCCCTTCAGAAGCAGCCGTCATAGCCCAGGCAGTCAGGTACTCCTCCTCTCACGCCAAACCCAGCCCACGTAGCTTAGCGCCCCTTCTCACACCACTACCGAATCTACTTAGCCTAGATCCTAGTCCACTTACATCATTATAAAGCCCATTTGTATCCCGGTACCCAGACGTTTCAGACCCACATCACGGAGCTGTTATCATAGAAGTTTGTCCTCTCTTACGAATGATTTTTTAGATGTCGTGTTGGTGTTCGTCGATGATAGTGTGGCTGGTTGTCTTTTGCTAACTTGTTTTTCGAGGTGTGGTCACTTAGTTTTGTTAGTGGTTTTGTTCTGTATTCCTCTATATGACCGAGTTTGTAATATGTTTCAACGTGAGTGTGTGAAAATATCCAGCACTTCCGACTAACCAAATTTTTGAAGGAGCTTTTTTTTTGGGGTATGGTTGGGTTTTTGTACATCGCTTACtatgactgagtttgtaatatatgTCGACGTGAGTGTGTGAAAAAATCCAACACTTCCGACTAACTACATTTTTGAAGGAGCGGTTAGTTGGTTTGGTTGGGTTTTTGTACATCTCTttctacgactgagtttgtaatatatgTCAACATTTTTGAAGGAGCAGTTAGTTGGTTTGGTAGAGTTTTTGTATATCACTTTCTATGACTGAGTTTGTGATATATTGACATCAACTAGAgtgtgtgaaaatccaacactccTGGCTAACTAGGACCCACAGCTTGTATTACGTCGACTTAACTGGGAAAATCAAGCACTTTTACCTAACGCCATCCCTAAGTTTGTAATATATATCAATTTGAGACTATGTAAAAATATCCAACCCTTCTGATTCACCAGGTCCCACAGCTTGTATTACGTCAACTTAACCGGGAAATTCAAACTTTTACCTAACGCCATCCCTAAGTTTGTAATATGTGTCGCCTTGGGActgtgtgaaaatccaacacttccgACTAACTAGGTCCCACAGCTTGTATTACATCGACTTAACCGGGAAATTCAAACTTCTACCTAACGCCATCCCTAAGTTTGTAATATGTGTCGCCTTGAGTGTGTAAAAATATCCAACCGTTCTGATTTACCAGGTCCCAAAGCTTGTGTTACATCGACATAACTGGGAAAATCAAGCACTTTTACCTAATGTCATCCCAAAGTTTGTAGTGTGTGTTGACTTGAGAGTGTAAAAATATCCAACCCTTCTGATTCACCAGGTCCCAAAGCTTGTGTTACATCGACATAACTGGGAAAATCAAGCACTTTTACCTAATGTCATCCCAAAGTTTGTAATATGTGTCGACTTGAGTGTGTGTAAAAATATCCAACCATTCTGATTTACCAGGTCCCACAgcttgtaatatgtcgacttaaccGGGAAATTCAAACATGTCGATCTAACTCTGTCCTAGAAGTCAAAATAAAAAACCAGCACTTCTGATTAACTAGGTCCCAAAGCTTGTATTATGTCAATGTAACTGGGAATATCAAACATGTCAAACTAACTCTCTCCTAGAAATCGAAAAAAAATCCAGCACTTCTGATTAACTCGGTCACAAAGCTTGTATTACGTCAACTTAACTGGAAAAACAAACATGTCGAACTAACTCTGGCccagaaatcaaaacaaaaatttAACACTGCCATCCAACACCGTCCTTAACTTTGTATCACGTCGGCTTAACTCTGCAAATCCAACACTTCCAACTAACTCGCATCTCCAAACAAGGAAATCAAACCCCAAACCAGCCACATAACTTCACAAACACTAATACGACATCTAAACAATCCCCCGTGAGATGGACTGCTTAATAGGGAGGTTCCTCATCAACCCTAAGAGTGACTGGAGGTGTCAAAACCCAAGCCAGACCTCAGACTCAATGCCCAGCCCTCTGACCCACACGCCAAGGCCAGCCGAGCGAGGTGAACCACTGACGCTCCCACTCAGCTGCCGACTCTGGCTTCCTACCCTGGTTCCTGGGgccgaggggggaggggaggagagggggtggcTGTGTGGTGACTTGCTCCGGCCCCTCACATGTCGTCCAGCGCCGGGAGCCAGAATGCCtggggagagatgaagaggtgaCTAGAAAAATTGACCTGACATGATGGAGAGTTTGAGTAACCATGTTAACCTCTGAATGACTTTGAAGACTGTGAGAGGTGTAAAAATGACAGCAGAAAAATAAACTTGACATGACATTGAGAATAAAAataactgtaaaaaataaatttgaCAAGACAGTGAAAGTGAGATTTTGAGAAGCACATGTCACCCTCTGCACGACCTTGATGATTGTGTGAGATGAAGAGATGACCGGCGAGGTAAAAATAAACCTGATATGATGGAGAGAATGATGACAGGTTGATGTTTGGCAGAATGGATAAGTGAGTGTCTAGAGGAATGGACAAGCCTGCCTTACCATGCTAGTACAGCCAGACGCCAGCATCATGTACTTGGGGTTGAACTGCACACACTGTACTGGCCCTGTGTGGTCTGCATTCAGCACACACACCtgagaacacacaaacacacatgcattAATATACACACCTAGAAACATGCAAACATACACATATCACTGTGACATTAAGAAGGAAACACACATAATACAAATATGTATATATCTGGAATTAATCATTTGCCTGTGATcctgggtttgattcccaggCAGCATGGAGACAAATGGGCAGTCTCCTTACACCTGTATCCCTTCTCTGCCAGCAGTGAATAGGTACTGGGTATCAGTCTGGGACTGAGGTTCTGTTCCTCCCCCGGGGGGGGGTGGTCTGACACTGCCAAAGGCAAGTAACCCAAGGGTGAAAACCCCTGGCCTTCAGACCAAGGACACAAGAGCTTGTAGCTCACTCCAACAAGATACAATTAGGTGAATACACACATAAAGAAGTGACTTAATTACTGCCTGTAAAGGAACAAGAAGCTATGAAAAATTTGACAGCAATGTTTCTCTGTTGTATAACTATGAAAAAACAAGATGACAACAGTATGAGTTGAAAAAGCCTCCAAACTAAGCCAGGAAATTCAGCTTCCTATATAAAACAACTGACATAAGGAACAGTCAAAATCTAGAGGTGGGTTAAGTAAGGAGGATCCACAATTTGAAtgataagttggataaatatgGATGTGGAGGCAGGACAAGACCAAATAATACAAActataattaggtaaatacaactaggaaaatacatccacccacacccaccttgTAGCCAGTCTCTGCATTCCACACGTGCACCCGTCCATCTGTGGAGCCACTGAAGATGAACTGTGAGTCTGGACTGAACGAAGCTTCCAGCGGCATGCCCTTGTTGTTGAGGTGAccctgtggggggagggggaagtgaaggTCAGTGGCGTTACAAAGTCCTGCTTAACTCCTACATGACTCGGAAGAAACAAATTACAATCACAAACAAGCAGAAAGTCAAAGAAACATAAAGACAAACACAATGAAAAATagaaacacagaaacagagaaagacagaaataaacaaacaacacacagaaagacagagacagagatagagaaaagcaGTAATaagcaaacaacaaacaaaaagacaaagaaaacaacacactAACAGACAATAATAATACAGAATAAGAAATACAGAggcaaacacaaagaaaacagaaacaagCAGAGAAAACAGCAATAAACATGTAACATACAGAACAagaaacagagagacacacaaaGTAAAATAGACACAGTAACAAATCAATCAATTAAAACCATAAAAATGAATCACCACCCAGATACGTATACACAAGTAaacccctccctcatcccttccgtCAGTCAACTCACCGCGAAGGTCTTGAGTGGCGTGCCCTGGAAGGCATCTACGAGCCTGATGACGGAGCCGTTGGTGGAGACAAGGATGGTCTTGCCGTCGGGGCTGAACTTGATGCCCGTCCAGTCACACTCCTTCTCCATGGATAGCTGGAAGGTGCTGAACGGGCCCTTGTCAAACGATCTgggggggtgaggaaagggaggtgaggagaggctgCAGGTTAGGTATATACAGTCGTcactcaaatagtatggtttccaatagttcggtttcggttttatgtggattttcatagaagaattttttaaggatttttaaatttcccaacaagcaggaaatttaaaaatcctaaaaagatcttctatgacaatcaacataaaaccgaaaccgaactattgaaaaccatactatttgagggatgactgtagttTGTGGTGAAGATGGTGTGCTTTGTAgtaagtttgtctgtctgtctggctttccctttgtatatgtgtctgtctatctctccatctctgtctACCTGTAACTGTCATTTTCTGTATCTGTCTCCATCTGAATGTCCCCTTGTCAAATGATCttgtgaggggggaggaagggtaggtgaGGAAAGGTTGTAAGATTGGTagtttggttgtggtggtgatggtttgtaTTTGGAAGTATGTCTTGTTTTTTTACAGTTCAGAGGGCAgttcaagaaaagaaaaggatacaaaaaaaagccTTCTGGCACTGTctatctttgtttgtctgttctgtctatctatctcttttgtatttctttgttttcttgtcagTATGTctatcctctgtctgtctgttctgtccaTCTGTCAGTCTATTTGTTGTTTGtggcagttgttgtttttttacagtagaggaaacagttcaagggcaaaaaaaaaaggaaacaataatgaaaaagaaaaaaaaaaagtctgatactcgctgctcctacaaaagagtcaagaggagtcgCAGAAATGTCTTGATCCTTgactatacaaaaaacaaatctcTCCGCTGCTCACCTTAGATCGTATAGTTTGATCATCTCCGAGTTTATGCCGGCTGCAAAGATGAGTCCCTCGGGGTCGAACGCCGCCACAGGCCGTCCGCCGACGTGCATCATGCCCTGGCAGTTGGGTGAGCGCAGGTCCCACAGCCGCAGCGACTTGTCCATCGAGCCCGAGATGAAGGTGTCGTCGATGGGGCTCATGCTTAACGTCACCACtctgggggaggtggaggtgggtaaGTCAGATATTCAAACACACATGGGAATATCCAATGTCATGCTAGCTGGGAGACTTTGACCATCCTATAAGGAGGTGGACAGCCATTTTTGCTCAGCTGGTGTGTCAGGGGCTATCATCCAAGTGTGACAAGAGAGGCTGCCTGCTGACCAACTGATCTTTTTTGCATCTGTAGGTGACCCAACCAGCCATGTCGGAACTTTACGTCCAGataaaacaagtaaattcagataaAGACATAGTAGAGCCAAGGCCTAGCATCCAGATATGGGATGTCTGGATATGTGATGGATTACTGTGTACTTAAAGATTGATGACACATTTACTTTACACTCTCAGAGAATGTAAATAAAGTGACTGTGACAGAACCCCAAATGCATGACTTACTTCTTGGTGTGTCCGGGGAAGTATCTGATGTACTTGTTGTCGTGGAGAGAGAGGTACCGGATGGTGTCTGGGGAAGGGaagtcattattgttattattttattactcttTTATTATCACATCATCCTCACTAATAAACTTTACCTTTATCAgcatttgtttatttcttgtacTGAGTGTTAGATCAAAAGTGACATGACACAGATGCACCTCCTGCCCACTtcttgtattattattagtatgcaTTAGTGATCATGAGCCTCACAGAAGAGCATAAAAGCCACGACACCACGATTGTCTCTGTGAGGGGCATgaacagcaaggaaaaaagaaaatggggaaaaaaaatagtCAAAGATCCACTTTAGGAAAGAGATAACTTTAGTTTTAAATAATTGAACATTTACTTCAATGGCAATAAGTTAGGAAGCATATATTCCACACTCTGACTGTGGAGGGTAAAGCTTCTTGAATAAAGTGACATATTACAACATGTTCCTTCAAATGCCAACCTTTTTAGATTAGCAGTGTCTGGTTGTGTGAGCAGGCCTAAAAAGCGgtggaagacaaacagacagtcatcaacagacagacagacaaagaaaacacTGTGATCAAAGCTAACTCAGTGGATGAGAAGAATGAGTACAAAAGTTAGTAACACAGATGGCGTCAAACATTCCACTCACCATCGATCTTTGTGGAGCTGTAGATGGCAGAGTTTTTGGCATGTGTGAAGTGGATGAGATCGACACCATACTTCTTGCTGTTTAGTGTTCTTTTTGACCTGCCAAGAGAATGGGAATCAATTTTTTACACTAGAAATATTAATTAATGTCGTCTGAGATGCCATTAAAAACAGAAGCTAAGTCAAGTCACTGAATAAAGATAAAGCATTGAGACATACTGACTACATTATAAAAacatagaaagagaaagacaagagtaTACAaattgtgtataaaaaaaataaagttgggtCCTTCAGAGTAAAGCTGGATATACTGTACTGACCAAGACCTGTGTTCAGTATTTCCATCAGTTATGTATTGTAACAGCCTTATTTTAGTGATATAGAAGCCTCATAACAAGGCAACAAAGGCTGTGTGGTCAAGGCAGAGTGAGAGGAGAGCCCTGCCCCTCCCCCACATTGATGCCATGGCTGAGGCAAGGACACACCACCCTCTGGACATGACCAGAATGCCTTATCATGGAGTCACCTCAAACCTAGCACTGCACCCTCACTGGAAtgtaaaactagccatggaaagaATTGTGGCTTTATATTGTAAATGCATGGACCTGAAGCTATGGTTATGAGTCTTAGTTTAACATTTAGTAGGTTGATCTTAAATCAGCTATAGTGTTTGATGGTCCTGATGACAGACAACCCCACCACAACGCCAAGAGGACCTGCCAGTAAAAAATGTTCACCTCCATTTGTCTCTCCTCACCACCTTCTCTGTGATCTTAATATttgtgcattattattattttttttttttacagcaaaggagacagcacaagggcacaataaaaaggaaacaacaataaaaaaaagcccgctactcgctgctcctgtaaagaatccgatgAGGTGACCGAAAGAGCAATCAATTACATCAGAATTAATTGGCTAAGTGCTTATAAGCTTATACATTAAAATCATTAGTAATCAGCAATTTTTATCCAAACACTAGTGatgattgaaaaaataaataagtaactACATATAAACTTTGAAAGAGCTTTATTGGCAACAACTAATAAAATGATTTActagtttttttcttttgctaATCATTGTTTTAAGTGGCTGAGTATCACACTGTCACACTACACACCCAGACTCTTATATTCAAAGCATCCTAGACAATTAAAAAATAAATCATCACCAGGTCCACAAATGATATAACACAGCTTAACTTTCCCTTCTGCATGACTGACTGAAGGGCACAAGACAGAACTGACCTTTAATTAAATACAAAATGAAATGCACACTAAACTTTTCTAAACAAAAATCTAGTCAGTAATTATCTAGATAAATTTACTGTCCatacttgtcttctttcttcaggGCTTCAAATCTAACCAAATGCctgcactgaggaggaggaaatgtccCTAAGTTAACTAGATGGAGAGAGCTCTGTCCTACCAATAAAAGGTTTTAGTTATGGCAGTATAGGCTAATGAAATATgataatgaaggggaggaaatggccAATAGATAACTAGAAGGGGAGCTCTGTCCTACCAATGAAAGGCTTTACTTGTGAACTGTATAGTCTAATAAAATATAGTTCATGGGGATGATGAAGCCCCTCCATCATTTTAGC
This window harbors:
- the LOC127005657 gene encoding WD repeat-containing protein 82-like, which produces MKLVDHVVRSFRVAKLFRDNTEKINNIDFSPSGDLLVTSSDDDQIVIYDCEKGTSKRTLNSKKYGVDLIHFTHAKNSAIYSSTKIDDTIRYLSLHDNKYIRYFPGHTKKVVTLSMSPIDDTFISGSMDKSLRLWDLRSPNCQGMMHVGGRPVAAFDPEGLIFAAGINSEMIKLYDLRSFDKGPFSTFQLSMEKECDWTGIKFSPDGKTILVSTNGSVIRLVDAFQGTPLKTFAGHLNNKGMPLEASFSPDSQFIFSGSTDGRVHVWNAETGYKVCVLNADHTGPVQCVQFNPKYMMLASGCTSMAFWLPALDDM